The following proteins are co-located in the Silene latifolia isolate original U9 population chromosome 1, ASM4854445v1, whole genome shotgun sequence genome:
- the LOC141613948 gene encoding uncharacterized protein LOC141613948 isoform X1 gives MVDPVSRALDAVVGAVKALVVDKIQDYLKFINSYDGNMNALLNELKDLHAKKERIDDEVSDGKGRSRVTTRETVNWLESFINLIEKKEMKMLMKEERVAENVVKIMEYSVLKKLWKDDRETFDIVVDVVKKKCNHQENSDGEVIVSADYKKVAKIANNVIKEIAEEFTKFIIRDDAAVAVVKLLNDNDLKKLTKDGDEMAMILSKAEGIIRNKVVHNDHNEEQDEELQPVDTSIVKEKVGIWRKHVGRFMHFLDNESFKKGMPKSAILGLQVMDALIANIGSDQLVEENDMPESSYCGCCVVSFEDYRYRHDMSKRADSMVKAIKSLIAQRPLGSLTRPKRADELELIPGEFVEGLESREELLQNILVALQDDSIMVVGVFGMGGSGKTMLAKEVAHKRACGLFDKRVVVEVSEIPNIKGIQNHIAGGIGLTLEDMHPVAHRARILYNKLKSEKILIILDNIWKKLKLDKVGIPYGSTKDFGCKILITTRVRHVCRDMDIQDANVFEVGLLNKREALNLFENQIEKKVGNGEYQRVAKRLLKKCGGLPLAIATTGSVLKGKNLPVWCHFAETSEKPISCQVSSEYHETYSILETSYKLIDIEEKRIFLFLACLSPLDSAVTVDDLMRYGIGLDLFQRVNNLLEAIEQASMWVNELISSSLLLKGDSDGEIKIHDLVRASAISFIDKGKDRMTLVESIPRWMRKEMFEKLTAISLMSGHDFSRLSGVKALMLEILLLKGDVSFTTLTSDFFVGMKNLKVLSLSDVDFNPALPESIGQLERLQTLHLHHCKLKDIKLIGKLVNLLILSLRESSLEELPIEIGELSNLQLLDMGGCKGVKNIPANILSRLSHLEGLYMLNCFDGWASTNIEVNDGGESNNQASGSELDTLSHLNVLEMEVSEAAQLLTVNNGQLVEQLSKFRIHVGNSFGRHMADKAEVSAFRYVLELDKIDPSQNNWLRALLKKADCLLVMQCPSLATNFVPLLEGDGFNDLRYLEVAECDFEFIVSSNEQDESMVFANLELLCLRNMSSLEMICDGKAPARMFSNLRRLFLSCLPNLKCGLPLTLVQLNLYEVSVEYCGDLVFIVNKDASVPENETNTVSFPLLKSLDLKGVQSLSKVLGPSQKKKKKQIQFLGSSLDIEELLNDDVFNDDFFNNDDVFDDFFNAESILPSLESLKLSGNEIIETLWDTACDVSGFQNLKVLHILFCRELKNLGYPSIFAALVQLEELWISNCNKLNSVIAKRNEERTTCDHVINFPLLKRLSLESLPLLETFYGGSCTLEFPNLKSLSLSDAPNFTNFDGLPGSTTLFSDKVEFPFLEELEVQGMSNMVVRLWNWYSSDVRGERESGTTSLNPIPNLQKLRLGQVYGFTYIPHILCHKLSQLIVTGFCDIKTLFSVSPSSNREVFWTYSQLPNLENLCVDSCESLEQLFENKENAAALILCERLTGITLETMPKLKILPFHLLKNIRTLSICGLSWKYVFSADLFIKGKEQLQQLESLEIFGCENMEVIIRGEIDRDGEARVYGFPHLKILELKFLDITKFASKPYIELHFPLLDSIKLYSCHKIQSFCSGPLIAPKLKEVNIRMCDNLECFLSEKMNEVRELPSLESVNIRFCSSLLSFSSEPLVVPKLHDVYLKYCPEMKWFLSGGPNQDDIMELPFLESVSIEECYDMKSFSTGGIKAHNLCELKIDEKDYSKCANEELQVLLANLSKCYIRG, from the exons ATGGTCGACCCGGTATCACGTGCCCTGGACGCTGTGGTAGGGGCTGTTAAGGCTTTGGTTGTCGATAAAATACAAGACTATCTGAAGTTTATCAATAGTTATGATGGTAACATGAACGCTCTTCTAAATGAGCTGAAGGATTTACATGCGAAGAAGGAGCGTATTGATGATGAAGTGTCGGATGGCAAGGGGAGGTCGCGGGTGACGACAAGGGAAACTGTAAATTGGTTGGAAAGCTTTATTAACTTAATCGAGAAAAAAGAAATGAAGATGCTTATGAAAGAAGAACGGGTGGCTGAAAATGTGGTGAAAATCATGGAATATAGTGTTTTGAAGAAGTTATGGAAAGATGACAGGGAGACATTCGACATTGTGGTCGATGTGGTGAAGAAGAAGTGCAATCATCAAGAGAATAGTGACGGGGAAGTTATTGTTTCTGCTGATTACAAGAAAGTTGCCAAAAtagccaacaatgttataaaggAAATTGCTGAGGAGTTTACGAAGTTTATAATAAGGGATGACGCGGCTGTTGCCGTGGTTAAGCTTTTGAACGATAATGATCTCAAGAAGCTAACAAAAGATGGTGACGAAATGGCCATGATTTTGAGTAAAGCGGAGGGTATCATTAGAAACAAGGTTGTGCATAATGATCACAATGAAGAACAAGATGAAGAACTCCAACCAGTTGATACAAGTATTGTAAAAGAGAAGGTTGGTATTTGGCGCAAACATGTAGGGAGATTTATGCACTTTCTGGATAACGAGAGCTTCAAGAAGGGTATGCCAAAAAGTGCTATATTAGGGTTGCAAGTCATGGATGCTTTGATCGCTAATATAGGGTCTGATCAGTTGGTTGAAGAAAACGACATGCCTGAGTCATCGTATTGTGGCTGTTGTGTCGTTAGCTTTGAAGATTATCGTTATAGACATGATATGAGTAAAAGAGCTGATAGTATGGTCAAGGCTATCAAGTCTTTGATTGCTCAACGTCCTTTGGGTTCTCTGACTAGACCTAAAAGGGCAGATGAACTTGAACTTATTCCTGGTGAGTTTGTCGAGGGCTTGGAATCGAGGGAAGAACTTCTGCAAAATATATTGGTAGCTTTACAAGATGATTCAATTATGGTGGTTGGCGTTTTTGGTATGGGCGGTTCTG gaaaaacaatgttggcAAAAGAAGTTGCCCACAAAAGAGCCTGTGGTTTATTCGATAAAAGAGTGGTGGTAGAggtttcagaaattccaaatatTAAAGGTATTCAAAATCATATTGCTGGAGGAATTGGCTTGACATTGGAGGATATGCACCCTGTTGCTCATAGGGCACGCATTCTTTATAATAAACTGAAATCAGAGAAAATTCTCATAATCCTTGACAACATATGGAAGAAACTTAAGTTAGATAAAGTGGGGATTCCTTACGGAAGTACTAAAGATTTTGGTTGTAAAATCTTGATTACAACCAGAGTAAGACACGTGTGTAGGGACATGGATATCCAAGATGCTAATGTATTTGAGGTGGGTTTATTGAATAAAAGAGAAGCTTTAAATCTTTTTGAAAACCAAATTGAGAAGAAAGTGGGCAACGGAGAATATCAACGCGTGGCCAAAAGATTATTGAAAAAATGTGGTGGGTTACCTCTTGCAATTGCCACGACCGGGAGTGTATTAAAGGGTAAAAATCTGCCAGTGTGGTGTCATTTTGCGGAGACATCAGAAAAGCCTATTTCGTGTCAAGTCAGCAGTGAGTATCATGAGACATATTCAATTCTCGAAACAAGTTACAAACTTATTGATATTGAAGAAAAAAGGATATTTTTATTTCTTGCTTGTTTATCTCCTCTCGATTCAGCTGTGACGGTGGACGACTTAATGAGATATGGCATTGGATTGGATTTATTTCAACGTGTCAACAACCTTTTAGAAGCAATAGAGCAAGCAAGTATGTGGGTAAACGAACTCATTTCATCGTCACTGTTATTAAAAGGTGATTCTGATGGGGAAATCAAGATTCATGATCTTGTTCGCGCATCTGCTATCTCGTTTATCGATAAAG GCAAAGATCGCATGACCTTAGTTGAAAGTATTCCCCGATGGATGCGTAAGGAGATGTTTGAGAAGCTCACAGCCATATCATTAATGTCTGGCCATGATTTTTCACGGCTGAGTGGAGTGAAGGCTCTAATGCTCGAAATTTTGTTATTGAAAGGCGATGTATCCTTTACAACTCTTACTTCAGATTTCTTTGTTGGAATGAAGAATCTGAAAGTTTTAAGTTTGTCGGATGTGGACTTTAATCCTGCGTTACCGGAATCGATTGGCCAGTTGGAGCGTCTACAAACATTGCATTTGCACCATTGTAAATTGAAAGACATTAAATTGATTGGTAAGTTGGTGAACCTTCTTATTCTGAGTTTGCGCGAATCAAGTCTGGAAGAGTTGCCAATTGAAATTGGCGAATTATCCAACCTTCAGTTGTTGGATATGGGAGGGTGCAAAGGTGTGAAAAATATCCCAGCTAACATATTATCCCGTTTATCTCATTTAGAAGGACTTTACATGCTTAATTGTTTTGATGGTTGGGCATCTACAAATATAGAAGTTAATGATGGAGGGGAATCTAATAACCAGGCAAGTGGAAGTGAGCTTGATACATTGTCTCACTTGAATGTACTTGAAATGGAGGTATCCGAAGCAGCACAATTGTTAACTGTAAATAACGGCCAACTTGTCGAGCAATTAAGCAAGTTCAGAATACATGTTGGCAATTCTTTTGGACGGCATATGGCAGATAAAGCAGAAGTATCTGCGTTTCGTTATGTTTTGGAGTTGGATAAGATAGATCCAAGTCAAAACAACTGGTTAAGAGCATTATTGAAGAAAGCTGATTGTTTGCTAGTAATGCAGTGTCCTAGTCTTGCCACAAATTTTGTCCCTCTTTTGGAGGGAGACGGTTTTAATGACCTGAGGTATTTGGAAGTTGCAGAGTGCGATTTTGAGTTTATAGTCAGTTCAAACGAACAGGATGAGTCGATGGTCTTTGCGAATCTGGAGCTTCTATGCTTAAGAAATATGAGCAGCTTAGAGATGATATGTGATGGGAAAGCTCCAGCAAGAATGTTCTCTAATCTCCGACGcctctttttatcttgtttgcCCAACTTGAAATGTGGGTTACCATTAACTCTCGTTCAACTTAACTTGTATGAGGTTTCTGTTGAATACTGTGGAGATTTAGTATTCATTGTTAATAAGGATGCGTCAGTACCAGAAAACGAAACAAATACCGTTTCGTTTCCTCTTTTGAAATCACTTGACCTAAAGGGAGTGCAAAGTCTATCAAAGGTGTTGGGGCCATcacagaaaaagaaaaagaagcagATACAGTTTTTGGGTTCGTCACTAGATATTGAGGAATTGTTAAATGATGATGTCTTCAACGATGATTTTTTCAATAATGATGATGTTTTCGATGATTTCTTCAATGCAGAG AGCATATTGCCATCTCTTGAGAGtttgaagttgtcaggtaatgaAATAATTGAGACACTGTGGGATACGGCATGTGATGTTTCCGGCTTTCAAAATTTGAAAGTTCTACACATTCTTTTTTGTCGAGAGCTGAAGAACCTAGGCTATCCATCTATATTTGCTGCACTTGTGCAACTTGAAGAATTGTGGATAAGTAATTGTAACAAGTTAAATTCAGTTATAGCGAAAAGGAACGAAGAGCGCACAACTTGTGATCATGTTATCAACTTTCCGCTGTTGAAACGTCTTTCCTTGGAATCTTTGCCCTTGCTTGAAACGTTCTATGGAGGAAGTTGTACACTAGAGTTCCCTAATTTGAAGTCACTGAGTTTGTCAGATGCTCCTAATTTCACTAATTTTGATGGGTTACCAGGCTCGACCACTCTTTTCTCTGACAAG GTTGAGTTTCCATTCTTAGAGGAACTGGAAGTACAGGGTATGTCAAACATGGTTGTGAGGTTATGGAATTGGTATTCATCAGATGTGCGAGGAGAAAGAGAAAGTGGTACCACCTCGTTAAACCCCATTCCGAACTTGCAAAAGCTAAGACTTGGTCAGGTCTATGGGTTCACATATATTCCGCACATTCTCTGTCATAAATTGTCCCAACTCATAGTCACGGGTTTTTGTGACATAAAAACTCTATTCTCAGTTTCACCATCGTCCAATAGAGAGGTCTTCTGGACATATTCTCAGCTTCCGAACTTGGAAAACCTTTGTGTTGATAGTTGTGAATCTTTGGAACAATTGTTTGAGAACAAAGAAAATGCTGCTGCTCTAATATTATGTGAACGTCTTACGGGAATCACCTTAGAAACTATGCCGAAACTGAAGATTTTGCCCTTCCATCTACTCAAAAATATTCGCACCCTCTCTATTTGTGGATTAAGTTGGAAATATGTATTCTCAGCTGATCTATTCATTAAGGGTAAAGAACAACTGCAACAACTTGAAAGTCTTGAGATTTTTGGGTGTGAAAACATGGAAGTAATAATCAGGGGTGAGATAGATAGGGATGGAGAAGCAAGAGTTTATGGTTTCCCTCACCTAAAGATCCTCGAGTTAAAGTTTTTGGATATTACCAAGTTTGCATCCAAACCATACATTGAATTACATTTTCCGTTACTTGACAGTATTAAATTGTACTCTTGTCATAAAATTCAATCATTTTGTTCAGGACCCCTTATAGCTCCAAAACTAAAAGAAGTGAATATTAGAATGTGTGATAATTTGGAGTGCTTTCTGTCTGAAAAAATGAATGAAGTTCGAGAATTGCCATCCTTAGAAAGCGTGAATATTAGATTCTGTTCAAGTCTGTTGTCATTTTCCTCGGAGCCTTTGGTTGTACCCAAATTACATGATGTGTATTTAAAATATTGCCCTGAAATGAAGTGGTTTTTATCGGGAGGTCCAAATCAAGATGATATCATGGAATTGCCCTTTTTGGAAAGTGTTTCTATTGAAGAGTGTTATGACATGAAATCGTTCTCAACCGGAGGAATAAAGGCTCATAATCTATGTGAATTGAAGATTGATGAGAAGGACTATTCTAAGTGTGCGAATGAGGAGCTGCAAGTTTTGTTGGCAAACTTGTCCAAGTGCTACATAAG AGGTTAG
- the LOC141613948 gene encoding uncharacterized protein LOC141613948 isoform X2 has translation MKMLMKEERVAENVVKIMEYSVLKKLWKDDRETFDIVVDVVKKKCNHQENSDGEVIVSADYKKVAKIANNVIKEIAEEFTKFIIRDDAAVAVVKLLNDNDLKKLTKDGDEMAMILSKAEGIIRNKVVHNDHNEEQDEELQPVDTSIVKEKVGIWRKHVGRFMHFLDNESFKKGMPKSAILGLQVMDALIANIGSDQLVEENDMPESSYCGCCVVSFEDYRYRHDMSKRADSMVKAIKSLIAQRPLGSLTRPKRADELELIPGEFVEGLESREELLQNILVALQDDSIMVVGVFGMGGSGKTMLAKEVAHKRACGLFDKRVVVEVSEIPNIKGIQNHIAGGIGLTLEDMHPVAHRARILYNKLKSEKILIILDNIWKKLKLDKVGIPYGSTKDFGCKILITTRVRHVCRDMDIQDANVFEVGLLNKREALNLFENQIEKKVGNGEYQRVAKRLLKKCGGLPLAIATTGSVLKGKNLPVWCHFAETSEKPISCQVSSEYHETYSILETSYKLIDIEEKRIFLFLACLSPLDSAVTVDDLMRYGIGLDLFQRVNNLLEAIEQASMWVNELISSSLLLKGDSDGEIKIHDLVRASAISFIDKGKDRMTLVESIPRWMRKEMFEKLTAISLMSGHDFSRLSGVKALMLEILLLKGDVSFTTLTSDFFVGMKNLKVLSLSDVDFNPALPESIGQLERLQTLHLHHCKLKDIKLIGKLVNLLILSLRESSLEELPIEIGELSNLQLLDMGGCKGVKNIPANILSRLSHLEGLYMLNCFDGWASTNIEVNDGGESNNQASGSELDTLSHLNVLEMEVSEAAQLLTVNNGQLVEQLSKFRIHVGNSFGRHMADKAEVSAFRYVLELDKIDPSQNNWLRALLKKADCLLVMQCPSLATNFVPLLEGDGFNDLRYLEVAECDFEFIVSSNEQDESMVFANLELLCLRNMSSLEMICDGKAPARMFSNLRRLFLSCLPNLKCGLPLTLVQLNLYEVSVEYCGDLVFIVNKDASVPENETNTVSFPLLKSLDLKGVQSLSKVLGPSQKKKKKQIQFLGSSLDIEELLNDDVFNDDFFNNDDVFDDFFNAESILPSLESLKLSGNEIIETLWDTACDVSGFQNLKVLHILFCRELKNLGYPSIFAALVQLEELWISNCNKLNSVIAKRNEERTTCDHVINFPLLKRLSLESLPLLETFYGGSCTLEFPNLKSLSLSDAPNFTNFDGLPGSTTLFSDKVEFPFLEELEVQGMSNMVVRLWNWYSSDVRGERESGTTSLNPIPNLQKLRLGQVYGFTYIPHILCHKLSQLIVTGFCDIKTLFSVSPSSNREVFWTYSQLPNLENLCVDSCESLEQLFENKENAAALILCERLTGITLETMPKLKILPFHLLKNIRTLSICGLSWKYVFSADLFIKGKEQLQQLESLEIFGCENMEVIIRGEIDRDGEARVYGFPHLKILELKFLDITKFASKPYIELHFPLLDSIKLYSCHKIQSFCSGPLIAPKLKEVNIRMCDNLECFLSEKMNEVRELPSLESVNIRFCSSLLSFSSEPLVVPKLHDVYLKYCPEMKWFLSGGPNQDDIMELPFLESVSIEECYDMKSFSTGGIKAHNLCELKIDEKDYSKCANEELQVLLANLSKCYIRG, from the exons ATGAAGATGCTTATGAAAGAAGAACGGGTGGCTGAAAATGTGGTGAAAATCATGGAATATAGTGTTTTGAAGAAGTTATGGAAAGATGACAGGGAGACATTCGACATTGTGGTCGATGTGGTGAAGAAGAAGTGCAATCATCAAGAGAATAGTGACGGGGAAGTTATTGTTTCTGCTGATTACAAGAAAGTTGCCAAAAtagccaacaatgttataaaggAAATTGCTGAGGAGTTTACGAAGTTTATAATAAGGGATGACGCGGCTGTTGCCGTGGTTAAGCTTTTGAACGATAATGATCTCAAGAAGCTAACAAAAGATGGTGACGAAATGGCCATGATTTTGAGTAAAGCGGAGGGTATCATTAGAAACAAGGTTGTGCATAATGATCACAATGAAGAACAAGATGAAGAACTCCAACCAGTTGATACAAGTATTGTAAAAGAGAAGGTTGGTATTTGGCGCAAACATGTAGGGAGATTTATGCACTTTCTGGATAACGAGAGCTTCAAGAAGGGTATGCCAAAAAGTGCTATATTAGGGTTGCAAGTCATGGATGCTTTGATCGCTAATATAGGGTCTGATCAGTTGGTTGAAGAAAACGACATGCCTGAGTCATCGTATTGTGGCTGTTGTGTCGTTAGCTTTGAAGATTATCGTTATAGACATGATATGAGTAAAAGAGCTGATAGTATGGTCAAGGCTATCAAGTCTTTGATTGCTCAACGTCCTTTGGGTTCTCTGACTAGACCTAAAAGGGCAGATGAACTTGAACTTATTCCTGGTGAGTTTGTCGAGGGCTTGGAATCGAGGGAAGAACTTCTGCAAAATATATTGGTAGCTTTACAAGATGATTCAATTATGGTGGTTGGCGTTTTTGGTATGGGCGGTTCTG gaaaaacaatgttggcAAAAGAAGTTGCCCACAAAAGAGCCTGTGGTTTATTCGATAAAAGAGTGGTGGTAGAggtttcagaaattccaaatatTAAAGGTATTCAAAATCATATTGCTGGAGGAATTGGCTTGACATTGGAGGATATGCACCCTGTTGCTCATAGGGCACGCATTCTTTATAATAAACTGAAATCAGAGAAAATTCTCATAATCCTTGACAACATATGGAAGAAACTTAAGTTAGATAAAGTGGGGATTCCTTACGGAAGTACTAAAGATTTTGGTTGTAAAATCTTGATTACAACCAGAGTAAGACACGTGTGTAGGGACATGGATATCCAAGATGCTAATGTATTTGAGGTGGGTTTATTGAATAAAAGAGAAGCTTTAAATCTTTTTGAAAACCAAATTGAGAAGAAAGTGGGCAACGGAGAATATCAACGCGTGGCCAAAAGATTATTGAAAAAATGTGGTGGGTTACCTCTTGCAATTGCCACGACCGGGAGTGTATTAAAGGGTAAAAATCTGCCAGTGTGGTGTCATTTTGCGGAGACATCAGAAAAGCCTATTTCGTGTCAAGTCAGCAGTGAGTATCATGAGACATATTCAATTCTCGAAACAAGTTACAAACTTATTGATATTGAAGAAAAAAGGATATTTTTATTTCTTGCTTGTTTATCTCCTCTCGATTCAGCTGTGACGGTGGACGACTTAATGAGATATGGCATTGGATTGGATTTATTTCAACGTGTCAACAACCTTTTAGAAGCAATAGAGCAAGCAAGTATGTGGGTAAACGAACTCATTTCATCGTCACTGTTATTAAAAGGTGATTCTGATGGGGAAATCAAGATTCATGATCTTGTTCGCGCATCTGCTATCTCGTTTATCGATAAAG GCAAAGATCGCATGACCTTAGTTGAAAGTATTCCCCGATGGATGCGTAAGGAGATGTTTGAGAAGCTCACAGCCATATCATTAATGTCTGGCCATGATTTTTCACGGCTGAGTGGAGTGAAGGCTCTAATGCTCGAAATTTTGTTATTGAAAGGCGATGTATCCTTTACAACTCTTACTTCAGATTTCTTTGTTGGAATGAAGAATCTGAAAGTTTTAAGTTTGTCGGATGTGGACTTTAATCCTGCGTTACCGGAATCGATTGGCCAGTTGGAGCGTCTACAAACATTGCATTTGCACCATTGTAAATTGAAAGACATTAAATTGATTGGTAAGTTGGTGAACCTTCTTATTCTGAGTTTGCGCGAATCAAGTCTGGAAGAGTTGCCAATTGAAATTGGCGAATTATCCAACCTTCAGTTGTTGGATATGGGAGGGTGCAAAGGTGTGAAAAATATCCCAGCTAACATATTATCCCGTTTATCTCATTTAGAAGGACTTTACATGCTTAATTGTTTTGATGGTTGGGCATCTACAAATATAGAAGTTAATGATGGAGGGGAATCTAATAACCAGGCAAGTGGAAGTGAGCTTGATACATTGTCTCACTTGAATGTACTTGAAATGGAGGTATCCGAAGCAGCACAATTGTTAACTGTAAATAACGGCCAACTTGTCGAGCAATTAAGCAAGTTCAGAATACATGTTGGCAATTCTTTTGGACGGCATATGGCAGATAAAGCAGAAGTATCTGCGTTTCGTTATGTTTTGGAGTTGGATAAGATAGATCCAAGTCAAAACAACTGGTTAAGAGCATTATTGAAGAAAGCTGATTGTTTGCTAGTAATGCAGTGTCCTAGTCTTGCCACAAATTTTGTCCCTCTTTTGGAGGGAGACGGTTTTAATGACCTGAGGTATTTGGAAGTTGCAGAGTGCGATTTTGAGTTTATAGTCAGTTCAAACGAACAGGATGAGTCGATGGTCTTTGCGAATCTGGAGCTTCTATGCTTAAGAAATATGAGCAGCTTAGAGATGATATGTGATGGGAAAGCTCCAGCAAGAATGTTCTCTAATCTCCGACGcctctttttatcttgtttgcCCAACTTGAAATGTGGGTTACCATTAACTCTCGTTCAACTTAACTTGTATGAGGTTTCTGTTGAATACTGTGGAGATTTAGTATTCATTGTTAATAAGGATGCGTCAGTACCAGAAAACGAAACAAATACCGTTTCGTTTCCTCTTTTGAAATCACTTGACCTAAAGGGAGTGCAAAGTCTATCAAAGGTGTTGGGGCCATcacagaaaaagaaaaagaagcagATACAGTTTTTGGGTTCGTCACTAGATATTGAGGAATTGTTAAATGATGATGTCTTCAACGATGATTTTTTCAATAATGATGATGTTTTCGATGATTTCTTCAATGCAGAG AGCATATTGCCATCTCTTGAGAGtttgaagttgtcaggtaatgaAATAATTGAGACACTGTGGGATACGGCATGTGATGTTTCCGGCTTTCAAAATTTGAAAGTTCTACACATTCTTTTTTGTCGAGAGCTGAAGAACCTAGGCTATCCATCTATATTTGCTGCACTTGTGCAACTTGAAGAATTGTGGATAAGTAATTGTAACAAGTTAAATTCAGTTATAGCGAAAAGGAACGAAGAGCGCACAACTTGTGATCATGTTATCAACTTTCCGCTGTTGAAACGTCTTTCCTTGGAATCTTTGCCCTTGCTTGAAACGTTCTATGGAGGAAGTTGTACACTAGAGTTCCCTAATTTGAAGTCACTGAGTTTGTCAGATGCTCCTAATTTCACTAATTTTGATGGGTTACCAGGCTCGACCACTCTTTTCTCTGACAAG GTTGAGTTTCCATTCTTAGAGGAACTGGAAGTACAGGGTATGTCAAACATGGTTGTGAGGTTATGGAATTGGTATTCATCAGATGTGCGAGGAGAAAGAGAAAGTGGTACCACCTCGTTAAACCCCATTCCGAACTTGCAAAAGCTAAGACTTGGTCAGGTCTATGGGTTCACATATATTCCGCACATTCTCTGTCATAAATTGTCCCAACTCATAGTCACGGGTTTTTGTGACATAAAAACTCTATTCTCAGTTTCACCATCGTCCAATAGAGAGGTCTTCTGGACATATTCTCAGCTTCCGAACTTGGAAAACCTTTGTGTTGATAGTTGTGAATCTTTGGAACAATTGTTTGAGAACAAAGAAAATGCTGCTGCTCTAATATTATGTGAACGTCTTACGGGAATCACCTTAGAAACTATGCCGAAACTGAAGATTTTGCCCTTCCATCTACTCAAAAATATTCGCACCCTCTCTATTTGTGGATTAAGTTGGAAATATGTATTCTCAGCTGATCTATTCATTAAGGGTAAAGAACAACTGCAACAACTTGAAAGTCTTGAGATTTTTGGGTGTGAAAACATGGAAGTAATAATCAGGGGTGAGATAGATAGGGATGGAGAAGCAAGAGTTTATGGTTTCCCTCACCTAAAGATCCTCGAGTTAAAGTTTTTGGATATTACCAAGTTTGCATCCAAACCATACATTGAATTACATTTTCCGTTACTTGACAGTATTAAATTGTACTCTTGTCATAAAATTCAATCATTTTGTTCAGGACCCCTTATAGCTCCAAAACTAAAAGAAGTGAATATTAGAATGTGTGATAATTTGGAGTGCTTTCTGTCTGAAAAAATGAATGAAGTTCGAGAATTGCCATCCTTAGAAAGCGTGAATATTAGATTCTGTTCAAGTCTGTTGTCATTTTCCTCGGAGCCTTTGGTTGTACCCAAATTACATGATGTGTATTTAAAATATTGCCCTGAAATGAAGTGGTTTTTATCGGGAGGTCCAAATCAAGATGATATCATGGAATTGCCCTTTTTGGAAAGTGTTTCTATTGAAGAGTGTTATGACATGAAATCGTTCTCAACCGGAGGAATAAAGGCTCATAATCTATGTGAATTGAAGATTGATGAGAAGGACTATTCTAAGTGTGCGAATGAGGAGCTGCAAGTTTTGTTGGCAAACTTGTCCAAGTGCTACATAAG AGGTTAG